Below is a genomic region from Echinicola rosea.
TTAGAATTGTTATCGCTAAGAAGCAAAGAATTATTAACCTTTATATGAAGTATTAAACTATGGAAGCTAAAAAGACACCAAAAGCTGATCTGAGCAAAAAGTCAGGAATGTTCCTGAACTTGGGGCTTCTTGTCAGCGTTGGTCTTACGCTGTTTGCTTTCGAGTACAAAACGTACGAATCAGGAGCACTGATGGATCTAGGAACAGTGGAAGACGATTTCGAGGAATTATTAGATATTCCTATTACGGAACAGCCACCACCACCACCGCCACCGGTAGAACAGCCTATCATCGAGGAAATTCCTGATGAAGTGGAAATTGAGGAGAAAATCGAAGTAAACTTCGATGTAGAAGTACAGGAAGAAACCGTTATTAAGGAAGTTGTAATCGAAGACGCTCCAGTGCAGGAAAAAGCCGAAGAGATCTTTGATGTGGTAGAAACCATGCCTACACCTCCAGGAGGAATGGAAGGTTGGAACAAGTACCTTAGCAAAAACCTTAAATACCCAACCCAAGCACGAAGAATGGGTATTGAAGGAACGGTTTATGTAGTTTTCGTAGTAAACACTGATGGTTCTATCCAAGATGTTGGTATCCTTAGGGGCATCGGAGGTGGCTGTGATGAAGAAGCCATGCGCGTAGTTCGAAACGCACCTAAGTGGGAGCCTGGTAAACAAAGGGGACGACCAGTTAGGGTAAAAATGAGATTACCGATTCGATTTAAGCTAAGCTAATCAATCGCACAACCTATAAGAAAGGGGGCTGTCATTCATTTGACAGCCCTTTTTTAATTCCCTCCTATTACATTAATCTCCAAGCTTTTGTTGGATCAAGCGGAAAAGTTGGGGGCTGCCGGTTTTTTTAATGGCTAAACCACAGATAAAAAATGCCACAAAGGTCCAAAGGTACCAAGTGGATGATGTAAACTTTACTATAAAACATATATTTTTTTGTCCCTTAGGGGTGCATCATTGTTCCTATAAATAAAGAAATCAATTTGGGTTTATGTGACTGACTTTTGGCAAGAATGATTTTGGCTCTGTATGGATTACAGTGGGTAGATTATTTTATCAAAAATCCTGATGATTAATCATTACCTAATAAAATAGCCCCAAGGACATCATCCACCTATCCGCTATTGGGCGTGAAGAAATTAAACAAGCGGGCGGAAAAAGGGCAGGCCTGTTTGACGAAATGGTGGTAAAAATGGTTGTTGCAAGCTAAACACGAGGAGTTTGCCTGCATGTGGGCGGGGTTTGATTTTAGCCCAATAGATGCAATGTGGAGGTTTTTCGGTCACTTTTTTGACCTGTAGCAAAAAAGTGACAAAGGTTAAAGGAGCCATTTCACTGAAATTTAACAATCTATCATAATACTTACCCACACTAAATTATATAGAACAATGATCTTATTTAACTATTTTATTAGTTTGTAAACTAATTATTTAGTATATTGTTACATAATCAAACTACAGATCATATGGAATCCAAAAAAACACCAAAAGCAGATTTAAGGAGAAAGCATGGTCTATTCTTAAATATCGGCTTGTTAATCAGCACAGGACTGGCCCTAGTCGCCTTTGAATTTAAATCCTACGCAGTCATCACAATACAGGATTATAATCTCAGACCTGATCCATTGGAGGATATTTTGGATGTGCCCATCACCACTCACAGAGTTCCCAAGCCTCCAAAGATCGAGCAACCGGAAATCAAAGAAGTCCCAAATGATAAGGAAATCCAAGAAAAATTCGAGCCTATCCTGGATATAGAATTTCCGGAGGATCCCATCGTCAATAGTCCTGCTCTTCCCACTGGACCTCCAATAGCAGATAAGGCTGACGAGATCAAAGATTTTGCAGAACAGTTGCCCACTCCTCCCGGGGGCATGGAAGGATGGGCACAATACCTCAGTGGCAACTTAACATATCCCAAACAAGCTGTCAGACTGGGAATAGAAGGGACGGTATTCTTGGTCTTTGTCGTGAACAAAGATGGATCGATCCAAGATGTGGAAATATTACGAGGTGTGGGTGGTGGCTGTAGTGAGGAGGCTATCAGGGTACTCGAAAACGCTCCCGACTGGAAACCAGGCCTCCAAGGAGGGCGGCCGGTGAGGGTAAAAATGCGGTTGCCCATTAAATTTAAACTTAACTAAGTTCCGCCAAACTTTATTTTTTTGGGGCCATATTCATAAAATAATTGCCCCTTATGCTATTGGGTAATGCAAAAAAGAAGTCATACCCTCCAATTGAGAGGGTTGATTTTCCATATCCTGCTAAATCCAGGTATCCAAATGATATTGGTCGCAAACAGACTTAAATAATGAAAAGCAATTTTCTTTATTGGGAACTAAATTTGTGGTATTTTTGTCATCCTTAACCAAATGGGGCTGACCGGTTTTGACAGTAGGTGTGAAGACTGGGCTCGCATGTCGGGTGGAGCATGTACGCCCGCGAATAATTCATGCGATCTATAATTGGCGAATCTAATTACGCCATGGCTGCCTAATCAGACCCTCATAGGGACTGATACTGCTTAAAGGGTTGAGTTCGCAAGGCGAATTCCCCAGCCACATCCCGCGGCGCTCTGTCTTGGCAGCGCTGATCTTGGGGTGTCGACTTGCCAGGACTAGTATTGCTGATGCTATTAAGGCAGTGCGAAACTCAAATAGCTAAGCGTGACGGTAGCTGTGTCATCCAGCGGCCCAACGACGAAAACCCAATAGATGACTAAACATGTAGACGGTACAGTGTTTCCCTATCTGGACCAGGGTTCGACTCCCTGCAGCTCCACCTGACGGCACAAATCCATATTTCTGGGTTTTGTGCCGTTCTTTTTAACACTTAATCCTCTATCTATCAAATAGATAAGACTAATCATTTTATTAACTTTAGGGGTTCGATAATTATTTTTTTCAAATACCAATTTTTCACTGAAGGTCGAACTCAACAGCCTCTGCTTGTCTTCCAGGCCTGATTTTGCATATAAATCACCTAAATTAGAAATTACCCTTAAACAGGATTTTATCATTTCTTTGATGTTTCTTTTCGGCTTTTCACGAACACTCGCCAATTGAAACTCTAATCGATCTATTGAATCCGATACTTCTTTTTTGATTTCTTTAAAATCATCACTATCAATTTTATCATTCAGCAAAAGCTGCCTTGCTTTTTTTAGCTTATTACTCTCATTTTCAATTTTCTCTAATAAGGATTTCGTTTCATTTCCCCTATCATTTAATTTTGAATTAAGAATTTCAATTAGTTCTTTTTGAAAATACTTAAGCCTTTCTTCTTTTATTGAAAACTGATTAAGCATCTCAATCAGTTTCTCATTTACTAAATCAGCTCTAAAACGACATCTACATGGTGATTTACAATGGTAGTAATAATAATACTTCCCTGTTTTGCTTTTTGAAGGGCTTCCCGTCAAACCTCTTCCACAATTGGGACATTCTAGAAAACCTCTGAGTGGCAACTGTTCCTTGGAAACTATTTTAACATTATTTTTCCTTCCCCTTCCATCCAAAATATCCTGAACACTTTTAAATAATCTTTCTGAAATCAAGGCCTCATGTTGCCCCTCAACGAAGTAAGATTCTTCACCCTTATATGCAGGAACAAAAATTTTTCCAATGTAATGTTTATTCCTTAGCATTCTCCAAAAACTGGATTTTGTAAGGCTCAAACCCTTTTTGAACATTTCTGTATAGATTTTCTCGGTTTTAAAAGTACCTTCTGCTACCTTTTCAAATGATTCGATGACAAGACTAGCTTCTGGTTCTTTTGGTGCAATGTATTTTTTTCCTGTTTCAGTCGACCGATTAATATACCCCGTTGGTGCTTTCTTCAAATACCGACCTTCTTTGGTTGCCCTTCTAATACCATGAAATATATTGAGTGCCCTCCTATCATTTTCGACTTCTGGTGCAGCCAAATAAATAGCCAACATCATTTTGTTTTCAGGTATTTCCAAATCAAGTGGCTGTTCTATTGCTTGGGGTTCAATATTAAGACCTCTTAGAATATTAATCATAAAATAAGCATCCCCTGCATTTCTGCTAAACCTGTCCCATTTAGTAAATAGGATGAGATCTACTTTCCCTATCCTTCTTCCTTTAAGATCAGTCAAAAGTCTTTGCCACTCAGGCCGATCAAAAGTCTTGGCACTATGGTCCTCATAAATAACTTGCCTTACTTTTATACCATTAACAAGGCAATACCTTTTTAATACCTCTTCTTGATTCCGTTGGGAATAACCTTTATCAGCCTGCTCGTCTGTACTTACTCTAACATATAAATCAGCTATTTTCATTGGTAAAAAGTTGGTTTACAGCTAATTTACAAAAAAGCTGGATAGCGTCAAACAAATGTTCAGCATCAGCATATGAGATTTCCTGACCATCCTTCCTCAATAATTTTATCAGGTTTTTAATTTTTTCCCGCCTCTTTTTTTCTTTCAGTTGTACCATATTATATTTCTGATAGAGGCTAAATTAAATTTACTTTCATTACAAATATTCACCAGTTTAACCCTACTGGGGTATAAAATGAACACATTTAGGAATTAAAATTTCCCTTCCAATTGGACCTATCTCCAGCTTAAATTATCAGCAATAAAAAAAGGGCCTTACAGCCCTCCATCATCTGCGAAGGAATAATACCCTTCGGGAGTTAGGATGATGTGATCAAGTACCGGAAGTTCCAAAAGTTTTCCTGCCTTCACCATCTTTTCGGTGAGGCGTTTATCCCGTTCACTCGGCTTCATCGTTCCTGAGGGATGATTATGTGCAATTATCATGGCCGATGCTGACGATTTCATGGCAGCTCCAAATATCACCTTTAAATCCACTACCGTTCCCGCTGTTCCCCCGGATGAGGCATTGATTATTCCAAGTACACGGTTGGCCCTGTTAAGGAGGATGACCTTAAATTCTTCTATAAAAGCTATTTTAGATTCGTCCCAATTGGCCCTTAAAATCCTATTGGCTGTCAGGGAAGAGACGATTTGCGGTTTCTCTGAGACCTTTGAATTGGGACGGTAGCTCAATACGATTTCGGCTACTTGGCTGGAAACGATGTCTTTGTTTTTGGTATCCATAACATTTCGATTTAATGGTTAGAAATTAATTATGGTACCATCACAGCTTGAGGGCTATCAAGGCCATGTGGCAACGGAATAAATGAGGGACTAGCGCAAAGCCCTGTGTTTATGCCGTAAACTCATGGCCGCTTCAGCAGCCCGAAAGTTAACTTGTAACATTATTAATGAATAAAATCTCATCCTCTATTTTTAACCGTAAAAAAAGCATTTCCACTAACTGAAAATGCCATTTTTACAGTATTAAATCAAGCTATTTTTACATCCTCGCCCCTTTCCCCTTCTTGGGTTCCTTAGGGGTGTTCTTCATCTTCGGGGCCTGTTGCTTTTTTTCCTGCCGGTCCTGCTTCACCTCCTCTCCCTGGTCCTTGCCCAGTATCAGGTCATTGGTCTTGACCATTTTCATTTCTGTATCATAGACATTGACCGACTTGAACTTGGGGTTGGCCGATACGTACATGATCTCTTCCTTGCCGCCTTTTTCCATCGTCACCGGATAGACATTGCCCTTTTCAAAGGCCTTGAGCATCCATTCGGTCTTGGTGGGATCCTGCAGCTCCTTGATGGGAAGTTTGGACAGGGCTTGTTTACTGTCAAAGCCATAGTTCTCGTGATAGGACTCGATCTTGAAATTGTTGTTCTTGTCCTTCTGGGAAAAGTCCAGTTGCATCCAAGCTTGATAAGGTTCATTCTCCGCATTGAGCATGCCTTTTTTCACTGCCCTTCCTTCCAAGAGGTTAAAGGCCTCTTTGGCCGTCACCGATTGGTTGTTGTAGAAGGTATGCTGCTTGGGGGCGATTTCCGGATTGAGGTTGTGAAGGCTTGCATCGTACTTGTTGAGAAAATAACGCTCCGAGGTATTCGACTTTCGAAAGTGCAGCGAAACATCCATTTTCTTTCCTTCGATTTCCATGCTGTGCGGCAACTGAAAGGCCTCGTTTCCAGCCTTTATCTGTTTTTCCAGCGCATCGTTCAGGTCGGTGTCAAAACCGGTATACTTTAGCTTTTCCTTGAGGTACTCTAGATTTTCCTGGTCCATGGTTTATTTTGTTTCAGGTTGAACATCGGTCAGGTTTCTTGTTTTCAGGATGTCCCTGCCCCTGACCTTTAGGCGAAGGTTCCTGTCCCCGTTTTTTTCATCCAGTTGAATTTCCAACTGTTTTTTGTCCGAGAGGGTAAATTGCGGTAAGGCCACTACCAATGTATTCTGCCCATGGCCGGGAACACCAGGGCTGTTTTCCCATTGCTGCAACAACGCATCGAGTGGTTCTTCCCGGACCGATGCATGCTTGGCCTGCTTCTTATCGGTAATGGTAAATACCAGGCTTTCTGGTACAAAGGCCAGACGGGACCTGTTCTCCACTTGGAGCTTAAAAAACAGCAGCCCTTGCTGCTGGTAAATCCCCTGCAGCCCGAACCTCATCCGGTATTGGCGCCTTGTCCTGTTCAAAAAGGGATCCATGGAAAGAACGGCCTCCCCTGTTTGCTCCAGCTCCTTTGCCGGCAAGGCAAAATCCCTAAGCTGCAGCTCTTTCCAGGACAACAGCTGTTGACGGGCCATGTTAATGGAAGACCGTGCCAGTGATTCATCATAGCTGACCCTGAAATGGTAGAGCCGTGCATCGGCGGTGACCACATGCAGGTTGGTAGTCTTGAAGGAGCGCTGTCCTGCCTTCAGCAGCAAGAGGTTCGGTGCCTTTTCCTCTACTTTTGCCATGATATGGCCATGCCCACGGTCCACGCTCACCACTTTGGATGCAAAGACCAGTGCGGTGGTATGGTCCCAGCCAACGCTTATCGGGTAGGCCGGAAGGAGGGCACTTTTTGAAATGGGGCTTATTTCCACTTGCGCATTTGCTGCTCCTACAAACCACAATAGGCAATAAATGATCATCAATGTTTTTTTCATGGTATCAGCTGTTTTTAGTGTTGACCAATAAGATGGGGTGCCCGGCCTTAAGGGTGATCGTGACTGCTTTGTTCTTTTTTCTAAACAGCCCTTTTGCCGTGGATATGCCCGCAGAGGCCATCTGGGTTTCCAGCGTCATGCCCGAGGCCATATTGGGCATCCCTGTGACCAGGGCCTCCCCTGCCCCTCTGTTGATTTCTTGACCGATACTTCCACCGATCGGTATTCCGGGCATGGCGTCTGCATCATGGGCTTCCAGTGCTACGGGAAGGATGTGTTTTCCTGACCGCAATGCGCTGACCACCAATTTCACCCGGTCACCATCAAGGGAAGCCTCTCCATAGACCAGGCTGCCTTTTGGGAATGCCAGGCCGTTTACCCGGACATCCTCCAGCAATTTTACCTTTATCCTGCCCTTGCCCTCAAAAGTGGTTTCTTCGGCCACTTCCGCTGTTATGGCGGCTTTTACCGCATGTTCCATCCGGGGCGGTTCCTCCAGGCCATAAAAGGCATTTCGTGGCGCTTCTTCCATCTTGGCCTGGTCAGCATGCTGCTTGTTTTTTGCCTGCATGTGGCCATCCGTTTCCACGGTGAACCGTAGCCTTTCAAGCGCCTTTTCACGGATCCGGCCTTCTACCCGCTCGGGATGTTGTACGTCAAGGATTTTGTCGAGCATCCCTTCGAGTTGTTGCAGTTCGTGATCGGGACCGGTTGGCTGCATGCGGTCCATCAGTGCTTCCAGCTGCCGGACATCCTGGGACAAATCCGTTGGCACTTTTTGTTGGACCGTTGCCGGTCGGTATCCCTTTGGGCCGGTGGGCACCTGATCAGCCTGCCGGACCTGTTTGTCCAGCAGTTGGAGTTTGTCCAACAGGGCATTTTCCTTTTCGCCCAATCGGTCATTGCCCGACAACCCCATCAATCCGCTTTGTTCCTTTTCGGGAACCAAATTTTCCTTCTTGAGGTAGGGATCCATCCGGAGCTGTTCCTGACGCTTTTTGGACGCTTTGGCCTCTTGCTCATACAGGGCCATTTTATCCATTTGCCGCTCCTTGAGCACCGGCTCTGGAAGGGCGGTACGCAGGCCTTTTGGAACTTTTCCCCCATCAGGGCTTGTGATTCCCTGGCCCGCCCAGGAAAATGCCAGGATAAACGGCAGGACGAAGAGTGGAAGGACCAATAACAGGGTCCGTTGTTTGGTGTTGAATCTTTTCATGGTCTTTGGTTTTTAATTGGTGAACAGTGGAATCCATGGCCGGCCCCACCATTTCGGGCGGTGGGGTTTCCGGTACGGATACCGGCCCTTGGTCAATAGTTTGACAGGTCTGCAGGACAATCGCCCCTGCCCAAGCGGTGAGCAGGAATCCAAACAGCAATGCACGCTGGAAGGAGGTTAGCCTTGCCTCCCACTTGGAAAAGGATAAGGCCATTGTCTTCGCGATTTGGCTTCGAAATAATCCGACCCTCTCCATAAGGAAACTTAGGGACGGCCGGGTCCTTGCTTTTATCATCGTTTCTCTATTTTTAGGTCCTTGTTTTCCAGGGTTTCCCATTTTTCAATGAGCAGTCCGTGCGGATTGTGGTTCGAACGGGTAATTTCCCGCAGTACCCCTGTGGTAATCAGGCTCCTTGTCAGCCGGGAAGTGCTCCTGACAATCTGTAGCCTTCCATAAAACCAAAAACGGTACGGGCCGCTGTCCATCTCCAGGGCAATGCTGTCCAACAGCAGCTTTTGGCTGACATTCCCGGTCACCAGCCTGTCGTAATAGCCCTGCTCCCGCAGTACCTGGTAGGCGTTCTTTATCGATCCGTCGCCGAGGTACAAGGCTTCCGAAAGTTGATGATGGATCAGCTCCTCGTCTGGCGAAAGGCCAAAGAAGCGGTC
It encodes:
- the traN gene encoding conjugative transposon protein TraN — encoded protein: MKKTLMIIYCLLWFVGAANAQVEISPISKSALLPAYPISVGWDHTTALVFASKVVSVDRGHGHIMAKVEEKAPNLLLLKAGQRSFKTTNLHVVTADARLYHFRVSYDESLARSSINMARQQLLSWKELQLRDFALPAKELEQTGEAVLSMDPFLNRTRRQYRMRFGLQGIYQQQGLLFFKLQVENRSRLAFVPESLVFTITDKKQAKHASVREEPLDALLQQWENSPGVPGHGQNTLVVALPQFTLSDKKQLEIQLDEKNGDRNLRLKVRGRDILKTRNLTDVQPETK
- the traK gene encoding conjugative transposon protein TraK: MFEHLTNIETAFGHVKRFSLVLSIGAVLLALGAIFLSYRFQQAASERVYILLDGKVMEAVAGSRQDNLKVEAREHVIRFHDRFFGLSPDEELIHHQLSEALYLGDGSIKNAYQVLREQGYYDRLVTGNVSQKLLLDSIALEMDSGPYRFWFYGRLQIVRSTSRLTRSLITTGVLREITRSNHNPHGLLIEKWETLENKDLKIEKR
- the traM gene encoding conjugative transposon protein TraM, which produces MKRFNTKQRTLLLVLPLFVLPFILAFSWAGQGITSPDGGKVPKGLRTALPEPVLKERQMDKMALYEQEAKASKKRQEQLRMDPYLKKENLVPEKEQSGLMGLSGNDRLGEKENALLDKLQLLDKQVRQADQVPTGPKGYRPATVQQKVPTDLSQDVRQLEALMDRMQPTGPDHELQQLEGMLDKILDVQHPERVEGRIREKALERLRFTVETDGHMQAKNKQHADQAKMEEAPRNAFYGLEEPPRMEHAVKAAITAEVAEETTFEGKGRIKVKLLEDVRVNGLAFPKGSLVYGEASLDGDRVKLVVSALRSGKHILPVALEAHDADAMPGIPIGGSIGQEINRGAGEALVTGMPNMASGMTLETQMASAGISTAKGLFRKKNKAVTITLKAGHPILLVNTKNS
- a CDS encoding energy transducer TonB, translating into MEAKKTPKADLSKKSGMFLNLGLLVSVGLTLFAFEYKTYESGALMDLGTVEDDFEELLDIPITEQPPPPPPPVEQPIIEEIPDEVEIEEKIEVNFDVEVQEETVIKEVVIEDAPVQEKAEEIFDVVETMPTPPGGMEGWNKYLSKNLKYPTQARRMGIEGTVYVVFVVNTDGSIQDVGILRGIGGGCDEEAMRVVRNAPKWEPGKQRGRPVRVKMRLPIRFKLS
- a CDS encoding energy transducer TonB; the encoded protein is MESKKTPKADLRRKHGLFLNIGLLISTGLALVAFEFKSYAVITIQDYNLRPDPLEDILDVPITTHRVPKPPKIEQPEIKEVPNDKEIQEKFEPILDIEFPEDPIVNSPALPTGPPIADKADEIKDFAEQLPTPPGGMEGWAQYLSGNLTYPKQAVRLGIEGTVFLVFVVNKDGSIQDVEILRGVGGGCSEEAIRVLENAPDWKPGLQGGRPVRVKMRLPIKFKLN
- a CDS encoding recombinase family protein; translated protein: MKIADLYVRVSTDEQADKGYSQRNQEEVLKRYCLVNGIKVRQVIYEDHSAKTFDRPEWQRLLTDLKGRRIGKVDLILFTKWDRFSRNAGDAYFMINILRGLNIEPQAIEQPLDLEIPENKMMLAIYLAAPEVENDRRALNIFHGIRRATKEGRYLKKAPTGYINRSTETGKKYIAPKEPEASLVIESFEKVAEGTFKTEKIYTEMFKKGLSLTKSSFWRMLRNKHYIGKIFVPAYKGEESYFVEGQHEALISERLFKSVQDILDGRGRKNNVKIVSKEQLPLRGFLECPNCGRGLTGSPSKSKTGKYYYYYHCKSPCRCRFRADLVNEKLIEMLNQFSIKEERLKYFQKELIEILNSKLNDRGNETKSLLEKIENESNKLKKARQLLLNDKIDSDDFKEIKKEVSDSIDRLEFQLASVREKPKRNIKEMIKSCLRVISNLGDLYAKSGLEDKQRLLSSTFSEKLVFEKNNYRTPKVNKMISLIYLIDRGLSVKKNGTKPRNMDLCRQVELQGVEPWSR
- a CDS encoding JAB domain-containing protein; the encoded protein is MDTKNKDIVSSQVAEIVLSYRPNSKVSEKPQIVSSLTANRILRANWDESKIAFIEEFKVILLNRANRVLGIINASSGGTAGTVVDLKVIFGAAMKSSASAMIIAHNHPSGTMKPSERDKRLTEKMVKAGKLLELPVLDHIILTPEGYYSFADDGGL